A genomic region of Cannabis sativa cultivar Pink pepper isolate KNU-18-1 chromosome 1, ASM2916894v1, whole genome shotgun sequence contains the following coding sequences:
- the LOC133033569 gene encoding uncharacterized protein LOC133033569: MAPELKLPVSSHFTGRLTYRGTDRFRYIKAKFTEMDLVDTVKVSPFGHFWEAGELTFSGALVHSLLLRKMKVDTEKEDEVWFHVGRNDMRFGRIEFGLITGLPMGSAPTDEEIHAKSNDHLVRTYFEGKSSVQLDSLMLQLERCEDKEDAYKLGLIAFIEGVLVSKEGNVQVWPEMLKFVNDLEFFFKYPWGERAFRKLMETLGKNMQHYKDNVDKKKGKKIAQEAKYTVSGYVPAFQYWAYEAIEKLGKKYAHCNGTKFPRMLSWKTPEGQRKQDVKATDIALLFNSRLVVKKCLFPRPSEEAYFKSINEGKAPLCFEIDVEQTVDVDGTQESVFETQAKTINEAVTKANLVPPPPAPEVHEPSTSAGPSAPTSTTVDTDLAKRLDSIEARLEKLESQQEAVMLAQTGLVNSHLSMRRSFTESQKDLKETLLAKMDELMAMVKGAPTPGEPTPAPQNEEQMESDNEDVFPEDWEADDNEAPSTPLEAIITAIGDTQSQDKVLLLPGSPENVPFVRKRKPPKYLNDYTAEKKKRRVLLENVDPERPADRRLLRTFKRWLIGDIPNARPRNVHTGVGDVKFFTTLFLKGEWLQDDHIDAISHLMRRRRLHFPELYPQPGVILDTTLPQFLIGIWGCETGDRSTFEWLDAVNQYYLGMES; this comes from the exons ATGGCTCCTGAACTTAAACTTCCAGTTTCCTCGCATTTCACTGGACGTCTTACCTATCGGGGTACAGATAGGTTCAGATATATCAAGGCCAAGTTTACTGAGATGGATTTGGTTGACACAGTAAAGGTTAGTCCTTTCGGACACTTTTGGGAAGCTGGAGAGTTGACTTTCTCCGGCGCGTTGGTCCACAGCCTCCTCTTACGAAAaatgaaagtggacacagaaaagGAGGATGAGGTTTGGTTTCATGTAGGGAGAAATGACATGAGATTCGGACGGATAGAGTTTGGACTCATTACTGGCTTACCTATGGGTAGTGCCCCTACAGACGAGGAAATACACGCTAAGTCCAACGACCATCTAGTTCGGACTTATTTTGAAGGGAAGAGTTCTGTTCAGTTGGACTCCCTTATGCTCCAACTTGAGAGGTGCGAAGATAAAGAAGATGCCTACAAGCTTGGACTGATCGCTTTCATTGAAGGTGTATTAGTATCAAAGGAGGGCAATGTCCAAGTTTGGCCTGAGATGTTGAAGTTTGTTAACGATCTCGAATTCTTCTTTAAGTATCCGTGGGGCGAGCGCGCTTTTCGTAAGCTGATGGAGACATTAGGAAAAAATATGCAACATTACAAGGATAATGTTGACAAGAAGAAGGGGAAGAAGATTGCTCAGGAGGCAAAGTACACTGTTAGTGGCTATGTACCTGCCTTTCAGTACTGGGCATACGAAGCAATTGAGAAGTTGGGGAAGAAGTATGCCCACTGCAACGGGACCAAGTTCCCCAGAATGTTGAGCTGGAAAACACCGGAGGGCCAGCGGAAACAAGATGTCAAGGCAACCGACATTGCACTGTTGTTCAACAGTCGG TTGGTGGTGAAGAAGTGCTTGTTTCCCCGGCCCAGTGAAGAGGCATACTTCAAGAGTATTAATGAGGGTAAAGCCCCTCTTTGCTTTGAGATAGATGTGGAACAAACGGTGGACGTTGATGGTACACAGGAGTCTGTGTTTGAAACTCAAGCGAAGACCATCAACGAGGCCGtcacaaaggcaaatttagtTCCACCACCACCGGCACCTGAAGTACACGAGCCATCTACTTCAGCAGGTCCTTCTGCTCCAACCAGTACAACCGTGGACACTGACCTTGCAAAGAGGTTGGATAGCATTGAGGCCCGGCTGGAGAAGCTTGAGTCCCAGCAGGAAGCCGTCATGTTGGCACAGACGGGGTTAGTAAATAGCCATCTCAGTATGAGGCGGTCCTTCACGGAGAGTCAGAAAGATCTGAAGGAGACTCTACTGGCTAAAATGGACGAGTTGATGGCAATGGTAAAAGGAGCGCCCACACCTGGAGAGCCCACACCTGCACCGCAAAATGAGGAACAAATGGAGAGTGATAACGAAGATGTCTTCCCAGAAGATTGGGAAGCAGATGATAACGAGGCACCGTCAACTCCATTGGAAGCAATTATCACGGCCATTGGTGATACACAATCACAGGACAAAGTCCTACTTCTACCTGGATCCCCAGAAAATGTGCCATTTGTGAGGAAGAGGAAGCCGCCAAAGTACTTGAATGACTACACTGCGGAAAAGAAAAAGAGGCGAGTTCTTCTAGAGAACGTAGACCCGGAAAGACCAGCAGACCGTAGATTGCTTCGTACGTTCAAGAGGTGGTTGATTGGAGACATTCCCAATGCCCGACCTAGGAATGTGCACACCGGTGTTGGCGATGTCAAGTTCTTCACAACATTGTTTCTAAAGGGGGAGTGGCTTCAAGATGAT CACATAGATGCCATATCACACTTGATGAGGAGGAGACGCCTTCATTTTCCAGAGTTGTACCCTCAGCCAGGTGTGATTTTGGACACAACACTTCCACAATTCCTCATAGGCATTTGGGGCTGCGAGACTGGTGACAGAAGTACGTTTGAATGGCTAGATGCAGTGAACCAGTACTATCTGGGTATGGAGAGCTGA
- the LOC133033570 gene encoding uncharacterized protein LOC133033570 has product MFNVGRGADGSDFEKGGDVNLVERTCTCGMFQLLKIPCPHACAAALTQNVSVYALSSPYYTKETWKNTYDATINLVGEEDEWVLLEHMQNMRIGVPVEKKPVGRLRKSNAGRLRTNRFPSNGQKVKEPRKCSNCGALGHNKATCKARVWASFSFLNCMHYYYYYGL; this is encoded by the coding sequence atgtTTAATGTTGGAAGAGGTGCTGACGGTTCTGACTTTGAAAAAGGCGGAGATGTGAACTTAGTTGAGAGAACATGCACTTGCGGCATGTTCCAATTGTTGAAAATTCCTTGTCCCCATGCATGTGCCGCAGCGCTTACTCAGAATGTCAGTGTCTACGCTCTGTCATCCCCCTATTACACAAAGGAGACGTGGAAGAATACTTACGATGCAACAATTAATCTTGTGGGCGAGGAGGATGAATGGGTGCTTCTAGAACACATGCAGAACATGAGAATCGGTGTACCAGTGGAGAAGAAACCTGTAGGTCGTCTAAGAAAGAGCAATGCAGGAAGACTACGGACTAACCGATTTCCATCGAACGGTCAAAAAGTCAAGGAACCACGCAAATGTTCAAATTGTGGCGCATTGGGACACAACAAAGCTACTTGCAAGGCCAGGGTTTGGGCATCATTTTCGTTTTTAAATTgcatgcattattattattattatggtttaTGA